The DNA window TGTTTAACTTTGACTGGACACTTTCCCCCCGGTTTGCGTTGTTTGGGCGCTATTCCTACAGCCGCTCTGACATGGACCCGGTGAATCCGTTAATTGGGGGTGGCACGGTAAGGGTACAGGCATTTCAATTGGGGGTAGCCCTACCCGACTTGGGACGCCAGGGGGCACTGGGAACCATTTCCCTGGTGGTTCCCTTTGATATTTTGGCGGGTCGTCGGTTCCTGGTGTCAGGCAATGGTAACGGTGGAACGGAATTCAATCTGGAAACCACCTACTTTTACCCAATCAATACTAATATTGCGATCGTGCCAACGTTCTTTGCCACGTTTAACGCCAACAATTTCAGCGACAATCCCACCGTATTTGGCACCGTCCTGCGTACCCAGTTCCTGTTCTAACGAAATCTGCTATGGTCACGATCGCCGGTTATGAAGTGATTTCAACGCTTTATGCGGGCAACCGCTCTCTGGTTTATCGGGCGCAGAGCAGTCGTGACCAGCAGCCCATTATTCTAAAAGTAATGCAGGCGGAGTATCCCAGTCTGGAAGAATTGGGCAGATACCGCCTGGAGTACGACATTCTGAACCGTTTACCCCAGGCAGGGGTGGCAGCCGCATATGACCTGCTCCCACACCAAAATGGACTGGTGCTGGTGCTGGAAGATTTTGGTGGCGAATCGTTGCAACAATTGATCGGCGATCGTCGCTTTGACCTGGAGGAGTTTTTGCAACTGGCGATCGCCCTGACGGATATTCTCGGTCGGGTGCATGCGGTCAACGTGATCCACAAAGATATCAGTCCAGCCAATATTGTGCTGAACCCAACCTCAGGTCAGGTAAAGCTGATCGACTTTGGCAATGCAACCCTGTTGTCACGGGAAAACCCCTCCATCCGTAGTCCCAATGTTTTAGAAGGCACCCTGCCCTACCTATCCCCGGAGCAAACCGGACGGATGAACCGCGCCCTCGATTACCGCACGGATTTTTACTCCCTCGGTGCCACCTTCTACGAACTGCTGACGGGCATCCCCCCCTTTACGGTGACGGACGCAATGGAACTGATCCATTGCCATTTAGCCAAACAACCCGAACCCCCCAACAGAATTCGATCGGAAATCCCCGTTGCCCTCTCCCACCTTGTCCTCAAACTACTGGCAAAAAATGCCGAGGATCGCTATCAAAGCGCCTATGGCATCAAAGCCGATTTGCAGCGTTGCCTGGAGGAACTGCACCAGCACGGGACAATCTCCACCTTTCCCCTGGGACAACAGGACGCATCCGGTAAATTTCAAATCCCCCAAAAACTCTACGGACGGGAGACAGAAGTTGAAACGCTGTTGGCAGGGTTTGAGCGGGTAGCAGGGAGTGGGGAGTGGGGAATGGGGAGTGGGGAGAAGCAAAGGCAGAGGGCAGAAGGAGCAGTCCACAGTCCGCAGTCCTCAGTCCTCAGTCCTCAACCCTCACTCCCTACTCCCTACTCCCTACTCCCTACTCCCCCTTACTCACGCAGCGAACTCATGCTCGTCGCTGGCTACTCTGGGATCGGCAAGTCGGCACTTGTGCATGAGATCCACAAACCCATCACGCGCAAAAAGGGATACTTTATTTCTGGAAAATACGATCAATTTCAGCGCAATATTCCCTATTCCGCGCTGATCCAGGCGTTTCAGGAACTCATCCGCCAATTGTTGACGGAAAGCCCAGAGCAGATTCAGCGCTGGCGGCTGCAACTGCTGAACGCGCTGGGTAGTAATGGTCAGGTTGTGATTGATGTGCTGCCAGAGATTGAACTGATTATTGGCAAACAGCCTGCCCCTTTGAACCTGGGACCGCAGGAGGCACGCAACCGATTCAACCTGATGTTCCAGAAGTTCATCCGGGTGTTTGCCCAATTAGAACATCCGCTGGTTATTTTTCTGGATGACTTGCAATGGGCGGATTCTGCTTCACTCAAGCTGATTAACCTGCTGCTGACGGCTCCCGATAGCCAGTTTTTATACCTGGTGCTGGCCTATCGCAGTAATGAGGTGAATGCGGTGCATCCCCTGAGGGCGGCGATCGAGGAGATCCGCAAGGCGGGAGTGACCGTCAGCCAAATTGATCTGCCCCCCCTGGAGCTATCGACCGTCTGCCAGCTTATCTGCGACACCTTTCAGTGCTCTCTCGATCAAGCCCATCCCCTGGCAGAACTGGTGGTTCAGGTTACCAGTGGCAACCCATTTTTTATCAATGAATTTCTCAAATCTTTGTATGAAGAAGGGCTGCTCAACTTTGATGCGGCGCAAGGTTGCTGGCGATGGGACTTAAGCCAAATTCAAGCGGCTCAAATTCCCGATAATGTGGTGCAGTTGATGACGGGCAAACTGCAAAAGCTGAGCACCCAAACCCAACAGGCGTTGAAATTGGCAGCCTGCATTGGTAATCAATTTGATTTACGCACCCTGGCAATTATCTCAAAGTCATCCCCAGCGACGATCGCCACCGACCTGTGGGAGGGTATCCATGAAGGGTTGATCCTGCCCCTGGGCGAAAATTATAAGTTCGCCCCTTTGGGCGACCAAAATCATCCTGCCCCTTT is part of the Kovacikia minuta CCNUW1 genome and encodes:
- a CDS encoding carbohydrate porin, whose amino-acid sequence is MVDDGFGGSLNDIDSDNFVFNFDWTLSPRFALFGRYSYSRSDMDPVNPLIGGGTVRVQAFQLGVALPDLGRQGALGTISLVVPFDILAGRRFLVSGNGNGGTEFNLETTYFYPINTNIAIVPTFFATFNANNFSDNPTVFGTVLRTQFLF